A genomic window from Macaca thibetana thibetana isolate TM-01 chromosome 16, ASM2454274v1, whole genome shotgun sequence includes:
- the COIL gene encoding coilin has product MAASETVRLRLQFDYPPPATPHCTAFWLLVDLNRCRVVTDLISLIRQRFGFSSGALLGLYLEGGLLPPAESARLVRDNDCLRVKLEERGVAENSVVISNGDSNLSLRKAKKRAFQLEEDEETEPDYKYSKKHWKRQENNNNNEKVLDLEPKAVTDQTVSKKNKRKNKATCVTVGDDNEETKRKSPKKKEKCEYKKKTKNPKSPKVQAVKDWANQRCSSPKGSARNSLVKAKRKGSVSVCSKESPSSSSESESCDESISDGPSKVTLEARNSSEKLPTELSKEEPSTKNTTADKLATKPGFSLTPSKGKTSGTTSSSSDSSSESDDQCLMSSSTPECAAGFLKTVGLFAGRGCPGPGPSSQSAGAAGWRRSGSNGGGQAPGPSPSVSLPASLGRGWGRGENLFSWKGARGRGMRGRGRGRGHPVSCVVNRSTDNQRQQQLNDVVTNSSTIIQNPVETQKKDYSLLPLLAAAPQVGEKIAFKLLELTSSYSPDVSDYKEGRILSHNPETQQVDIEILSSLPALREPGKFDLVYHNENGTEVVEYAVTQESKITVFWRELIDPRLIIESPSNTSSTEPA; this is encoded by the exons ATGGCAGCTTCCGAGACGGTTAGGCTACGGCTTCAATTTGATTACCCGCCTCCAGCTACCCCGCACTGTACGGCCTTCTGGCTTCTGGTCGACTTGAACAGATGCCGAGTCGTCACAGATCTCATTAGTCTCATCCGCCAGCGCTTCGGCTTCAGTTCTGGGGCCCTCCTAGGCCTCTACCTGGAGGGGGGGCTCCTGCCCCCCGCCGAGAGCGCGCGCCTGGTGAGAGACAACGACTGCCTCAG AGTTAAATTAGAAGAGAGAGGAGTTGCTGAGAATTCTGTAGTCATCAGTAATGGTGACAGTAATTTATCTCTTAGAAAAGCAAAGAAGCGGGCATTTCAGTTAGAGgaggatgaagaaactgaaccaGATTACAAATATTCAAAGAAGCACTGGAAGAGGCAAGAGAACAATAACAATAATGAGAAGGTCTTGGATCTGGAACCAAAAGCTGTCACAGATCAGACTGTCAgcaaaaaaaacaagagaaaaaataaagcaacctGTGTCACAGTGGGTGATGATAATGAAGAGACCAAAAGAAAATCaccaaagaaaaaggagaaatgtgaatataaaaaaaagaccaagaatcCCAAGTCTCCTAAAGTACAGGCAGTAAAAGACTGGGCCAATCAGAGATGTAGTTCTCCAAAAGGTTCTGCTAGAAACAGCCTTGTTAAAGCCAAAAGGAAAGGTAGTGTAAGCGTTTGCTCAAAAGAGAGTCCTAGTTCCTCCTCAGAGTCTGAGTCTTGTGATGAATCTATCAGTGATGGGCCCAGCAAAGTCACTTTGGAAGCCAGAAATTCCTCGGAGAAATTACCAACTGAGTTATCAAAGGAAGAaccctctaccaaaaatacaactgCAGACAAACTGGCTACAAAACCTGGCTTTAGCCTTACCCCCAGCAAGGGCAAGACCTCTGGAACAACATCTTCTAGTTCAGACTCTAGTTCAGAGTCAGATGACCAATGCTTGATGTCATCGAGCACCCCGGAGTGTGCTGCGGGTTTCTTAAAGACAGTAGGCCTTTTTGCAGGAAGAGGTTGTCCAGGCCCGGGGCCATCATCACAGAGTGCAGGTGCTGCTGGATGGAGGCGTTCTGGCTCAAACGGTGGCGGACAGGCTCCTGGTCCTTCTCCCAGTGTGTCTCTCCCAGCTAGTTTAGGAAGAGGATGGGGTAGAGGAGAGAACCTTTTTTCTTGGAAGGGAGCCAGGGGACGGGGCATGCGGGGGAGAGGTCGAGGACGAGGGCATCCTGTTTCCTGTGTTGTAAACAGAAGCACTGACAACCAGAGGCAACAGCAATTAAATGACGTGGTAACAAATTCATCTACTATTATCCAG AATCCAGTAGAGACACAGAAGAAGGACTatagtctgttaccactgttagCAGCTGCCCCTCAAGTTGGAGAAAAGATTGCATTTAag ctTTTGGAACTAACATCCAGTTACTCTCCTGATGTCTCTGACTACAAG gaaggaagaatattAAGCCACAATCCAGAGACCCAGCAAGTAGATATAGAAATTCTTTCATCCTTACCTG CCTTGAGAGAACCTGGGAAATTTGATTTGGTTTATCACAATGAAAATGGAACCGAGGTAGTGGAGTACGCTGTGACACAGGAGAGCAAG
- the LOC126939444 gene encoding 40S ribosomal protein S15a-like, translating into MNVLADALKSINKAEKQGKCQVLISLSSKVIVQFLFFILFPTIMMKHVYTGKSEITGDHRAGKIVVNLIGRLNKYGVISPRFDVQLKELEKWQNNLLPSHQFGFTVLTTLAGITHHEEARQKHTGGKILRFFL; encoded by the exons ATGAATGTCCTGGCTGATGCTCTTAAGAGCATCAACAAAGCTGAAAAGCAAGGTAAATGCCAGGTTCTTATTAGCCTGAGCTCCAAAGTAAttgtccagtttcttttttttatttta TTTCCAACTATAATGATGAAGCATGTTTACACCGGCAAGTCTGAAATCACTGGTGATCACAGAGCTGGGAAAATTGTTGTGAACCTCATAGGCAGGCTAAACAAGTATGGAGTAATCAGCCCCAGATTTGATGTGCaactcaaagaactagaaaaatggCAGAATAATCTGCTCCCATCCCACCAGTTTGGTTTCACTGTACTGACAACCTTGGCTGGCATCACACACCATGAAGAAGCAAGACAAAAACACACAGGAGGAAAAATCCTGAGATTCTTTTTATAA